Genomic window (Saccharothrix australiensis):
CCCGGTCCCACCGCGACCGGTCCTGCTCGGCCAGCGGGACCAGGATGCCGTCCGGCCCGGTGCGGGCCGCGCCGCGCGCCTCGGTCAGCAGCATCAGCGCGAGCAGCCCGGCGGTCTCGCCGGAGTCGGGCAGCCGCCGGTGCAGTCGCCGGGTCAGCCGCACCGCCTGCCCGGTCAGGTCAGGTCGGCGCAACCGGGTACCCGAGCCCGCGCTGTAACCCTCGTTGAACAGCAGGTACAGCACGTGCAGCACCACGCCGAGCGCGGGGCCGCGCTCGTGGTCGGGCGGCAGCGCGAAGCGCGCACCCGCCTCCCGCAGCCGCTGCTTGGCGCGCGAGATCCGCTGACCCATCGTCTTGTCGGGCACGAGGAACGCGGCGGCGATCTCGGTCGTCGTCAACCCGGCGACCGCGCGCAGGGTGAGGGCCATCTGCGCGGGCGCGGTCAGGGCCGGGTGGCAGCACAGGAACAGCAGCTCCAGCAGGTCGTCGCGCGCCGGCTCGGCGTCCGGCGGCGGCGCGAGCAGGTCGTCGCGCGGCACGGCGTCGAACACCGCCTGCTCCCGGCGCTCGCGCGCGGCGTCGGAGCGCACCTGGTCCACGTAGCGGCGCGCGGCGACCGTGGTGAGCCACCCCAGTGGGTGTTCCGGGACGCCGTCGCGCGCCCAGGTGCCGGCGGCGTCGATCAGCGCCTCCTGGACGGCGTCCTCGCACCGCGCGAAGTCGCCGTGGCGGCGGACGAGGGTGCCGAGCACCCGCGGCGCGAGCGTGCGCACGAGGTGCTCGACCGGCTCGTCGGAGGTCAACGGTCGTCGCCGCCCTGGTCCATCAGCGGCCACACCTCGACGCCGCCGCCCAGCCCCCGGCCGTGGCGCAGGGCCGGGTACGACAGCGCGATCTCCTCCGCGCGCTCCTGGCTCTCCACGTCGACCACGAAGTAGGAGCCGACGTGCTCCTTTGCCTCCAGGTACGGACCGTCGGTGATCACCGGCGCGCCGCCCGCGAACCGCACCGAACGAGGGCGGTCCACCAGCCCGCGCGAGTCGACCAGCTCACCCGACTCCAGCAGCGCGGCGTGGAACGAGTCGACCTCGGCCACCAGTTCCGCGAACCGGTCGGCGTCGACGCTGTTCCAGACCTCTTCGTTGCCGTAGATCATCATCAGGTACTTCACACGACCCCCTGCCGTCCTCTTCGGATGGTTCGGGATTGTGCCGGCGGACCCTCCGGTGGCCGGGCGCGCGTCGGTCCCACCACGCCGGGTGCCGACTCGGTCGCGGACGGTGATTCCACGATGTCGGAATAGGGCCCGGTCCGCCACGATGAGGTGATCGGAACCCGATGAGGAGGGAACATGCGACTCGGTACCCGGATCGGATCGGTGCTGTCGGCCGTGCTCGTGCTGTCGGCGGGCGGTGGGATCGCCGCCGCCGAGCCACCCGCAGCCCGGTTGGGCCAGTGGAGTGCGTGGGGTTCGTTGGGTCAGCCGTCGGTGGGTTTCGCGGGTGCGCCGGCGACGGTGGCGCGTGGAGGCGGTGTGGCCAACGTGTACGCGCGGGGTGGTGATGGAGCCTTGTGGCAGCTTTCCTGGGACGGAGCGAGATGGGGTGCCTGGCAGCGCCACAACGACGGCGCGGTGCTCGACGCGACGCCGGCCGTCGGCAGCTTCAACGCCAACCACGAGCACGTCTTCATCCGCACCCCCAACGGCCAGCTACACCAGAAGTACTGGACGCTCGCCGGCGGCTGGAGTGCCTGGGGTTCGTTGGGCCGGCCGTCGGTGGGTTTCGTGGGTGCGCCGGCGACGGTGGCGCGTGGTGGCGGTGTGGCCAACGTGTACGTACGCGGTGGTGATGGAGCCTTGTGGCAGCTTTCCTGGGACGGCACGCGGTGGGGTGCCTGGCAGCGCCACAACGACGGGTTCGCGCTCGGTTCCGCCGTCGCCGTGAGCTCCTTCGGCGCGGACCACGAACAGCTCTTCGCCCGAGGTACCGACGGCCTGCTCCACCAGAAGTACTGGACCCGGACCGGTGGATGGTCTTCCTGGGCGTCGCTGGGCCGGCCGTCACCGGGCTTCGTCGACGCGCCGGCGACGGTGGCGCGTGGTGGCGGTGTGGCCAACGTGTACGTCCGGGGCGGTGACGGGGCTTTGTGGCAGTTGTCCTGGGACGGCACGCGGTGGGGTGCTTGGCAGCGCCACAACGACGGCGCGGTGCTCGACGCGACGCCGGCCGTCGGCAGCTTCAACGCCAACCACGAACACGTCTTCATCCGCACCCCCAACGGCCAACTACACCAAAAGTGGTGGACCGCCTAACCCACCCACCCCTCCCACCCCTGATTCCCCTCTCACCCCTGATTCCCCTCTCACCTCTCTTCCCCTTCCCTCTCCTTCCCTCTTCCCCCCGCTAGCACGCGCCGCGAGGCCGCCGTCGGGCTGTCACGCCTCATTTCCCGCCGATCACGCTTTCCGATCGGCGGGAAATCAGGCGTGATGGCCCGACCACAGGGCGGCCGAGCCGCCGCGACGAAGTCGCGGCCAATCAAACACAGCTCTTGTCCCTCCCTGCTCGCGCTCCCGCCTCAGCTCCCCGCTCCCGGACCCTCACCGCCCCAACACCATGCACGTCGACGTCGCCGTCTTCGTCGGATCGCTCTCCGA
Coding sequences:
- a CDS encoding RNA polymerase sigma factor, encoding MTSDEPVEHLVRTLAPRVLGTLVRRHGDFARCEDAVQEALIDAAGTWARDGVPEHPLGWLTTVAARRYVDQVRSDAARERREQAVFDAVPRDDLLAPPPDAEPARDDLLELLFLCCHPALTAPAQMALTLRAVAGLTTTEIAAAFLVPDKTMGQRISRAKQRLREAGARFALPPDHERGPALGVVLHVLYLLFNEGYSAGSGTRLRRPDLTGQAVRLTRRLHRRLPDSGETAGLLALMLLTEARGAARTGPDGILVPLAEQDRSRWDRAAIAEGVDLVTRSLSAHPVGPYQVQAAIAAVHSEAASAEDTDWPQVLALYDVLEHLAPSAVTALNRAVALGEVRGPRAALEVVAELEGGVLAGHHRLFAVRGHLLERAGDRAAAAEAFRAAARLAGNVPEQRFLRLRAARCASGG
- a CDS encoding YciI family protein, with amino-acid sequence MKYLMMIYGNEEVWNSVDADRFAELVAEVDSFHAALLESGELVDSRGLVDRPRSVRFAGGAPVITDGPYLEAKEHVGSYFVVDVESQERAEEIALSYPALRHGRGLGGGVEVWPLMDQGGDDR